TTTAATGATGGAGCAGGACTAAATGCGCGGGGTCTCGAAGCCATGGCCACCGGCGGATATTTCGCCGGACGGCCAGACTCCGCGCCGCCTCGCCGATGCGGAGCGCGCTTTGCTCGCGGACTTACCAGCGGCAACCAACCGAGCGGTCTTTGCTCGCAGCACATTCGATGGGTTGGAAAAGAGCAAACTGCGCGCGGTGTTGTACCGTGAGCAGCGCGCCCTCTGCGTTTATTGCGAGCGACGGGTCCAGGAGCGCTATCCGTTTCCTCCTATTGATCTTCGCAAGGCGATCCTGAATTTGAATCATCCGGCATTGGTCGCCGCACGCAAGGCGGCGATAGACGCCGAACGAGCCAGGATGGAGCGGGAGTTCAAGGGAAAGACTGCAACTCGCGAGGCGCGTGAGGCTCGGGCCGAGGCGCTGTTGGCGCGCAACCCCTTCGAGTCATTCGTGAGTGTCCGGACTTGCTGGATTCGCAAAGAGCTCGGGAAGGGACGATGCGAGCCCCTTACAACCAAAGGCCATTCGCCGAGGCAGTAGCCGGTGACTCAATGAAGACCCGCGAAGTGGAAGCAAAACCAACGAGCACCGCGCGGAATCGGCACCGCCCCCCGGCGTCGGCAGCGCCGCCCCGCCCCAAAGGCGAACGCGGCCGGAGGGAGACTGCACCGGTGTCGGCCTACCAGCGCGCTCGCCTCAGGCCCGATCGGTCGGCTGGCACGGCGCAACGACACTCAGCAATCAACGCCTTACCGAGGCGCAGACCATGGGCTTCGCGGCCGGGCCGCGGCATGATTGGTTTCCACGGGGGCAACGGGTAGGATGATGACGGTTACCGTCGCCGATTCGCACCCGCTGCCATAGGCCCCGACCCATGCATGCCGACTTCCTGATCTTCCCCCAGTGGCTGCTCCCCGTGGACGCGCAGGACCGCGAGTTGCGGGACCATGCGGTGGCAGTGGCGGACGGTCGTATCCTCGCCGTCCTGCCCGCCCCGGAGGCCCGCCGGTCGATCACCGCCGCACGGGTGCACGAGCTGCCCGGTCATGTGCTGATCCCGGGCCTGGTCAATGCCCACACCCATGCGGCCATGACCCTGATGCGCGGGCTGGCCGATGACCTGCCCCTCATGACCTGGCTCCACGACTATATCTGGCCCACCGAGACGCGCCGGGTGGACCCGCGCTTCGTGGGTGACGGCAGTCGGCTGGCGGTGTTGGAGATGCTGCGCGGCGGCGTCACCTGCTTCAACGACATGTACTTTTACCCGGAGGTGACCGCACAGGTGGCGGCGGACGCCGGGATGCGGGCGCTGATCGGCATGATCGTAGTGGATCTGCCCACCGGCTATGCGGACGGCGCCGACGCCTATATCGCCAAGGGTCTGGCCCTGCACGCACACTACCGCGGCCACCCCCTGATCCGCATCGGCTTCGCCCCCCACTCGCCCTATGCGGTGTCCGACGCGCCCCTGGAGCGGATCCGCACCCTGGCCGACGAGTTGGAGGTGCCGGTCCATATCCACCTGCACGAGACCCGCGACGAGGTGGTCGCGTCGCTGCGCGACCACGGGGCGCGCCCGCTGGCGCGCCTGGAGGCCCTGGGCCTGGTCGGACCCGGGCTGGTGGCGGCGCATATGACCCAACTGGACGACGCGGAGATCGAGCGTCTGGCCGCCGCCGGGGCCCATGTGGTGCACTGCCCGGAGTCCAACCTCAAGCTCGCCAGCGGGTTCTGCCCGGTCGCCCGGCTGCTCGCGGCCGGCGTGAACGTGGCCTTGGGCACCGATGGGGCCGCCAGCAACAACGACCTCGATCTGCTCGCTGAGATGCGCACCGCGGCCCTGCTCGCCAAGGGGGTCGCGGGCTCGGCCGCGGCGCTCCCGGCGGCGGCGGCCCTGCGCATGGCGACCCTCAATGGCGCGCACGCCCTGGGCCTGGAGCGCGAGATCGGGTCCATCGAGCCCGGCAAGGCGGCCGACCTGGTGGCGCTCGATCTGCGTGACGCCAACACCCAGCCGCTCTATCGCGCCGTCTCGCACCTGGTCTATGCGGCCGGGCGCCATCAGGTCCGCCAGGTGTGGGTGCAGGGGCGTCAGGTGATCCGCGACGGCGCACCAACCAGTCTCGACCAGGACGCCGTCATCGCCGCGGCCCAGGGCTGGGCGCAACGACTCGCCCCGGCGTAGCGGCCCGCATTCCAGAAAATCCTCTCACGGAGACACGGAAGAACCAATAAGAAACAATTACTTACCTAGGTTCTAGGTGTCACCGTGAGGTGACGTGGATTTTCGGGCCAGCGGTCAGGGCATGGCCTGAGAACCGCCTCACCGCGGCCGCGATTAGGGACCGTCGTCGCTGCCGGCGACTACCCGCCGACCGTTCTCCTCGACGCTCGGAAGGGTCCCGGCAAGGGGCACGCGCTGCACATGGACAGCATAGAAATTCATGGAGATGTCGATCACCTTGCGGTCATCGCGCTCACAGACATTGCGCACCACCCCGTCGGCCGGTAAGCCGCCGGCCTGCATCGCCGCCCGCGCGCCCCGCGTATCGTTTACCCGATCGACCCAGAGGACCGGTGCGACCGTCGGCGTCATTTGCCCGATCGGCCGACCCACCAAGTCCAGGTAGGCGGCATAGGGGATATTGAGCCCATTCGCCAGCGCTGCCCCGGGATCAAGGGGCGCAGGTTGCCCGGCCGGCACCCGATCTCCAGCAGTCGATCCAGGATTGCCTCGCTGCACTCGTCGGGGGTCAGCAGGACGCGGCAAAACCGCGAACGGGCGGTGGGTTTCCGCGGCGCGGATGTCAGACCCAGCACCGGTACCCCGGCTCGGCCCAGGGCTCGAACCACCCCCAATCCGTTGGTCTCGAGGCCAACGACAACGGCCTCGGTGTTCACAGAACAGTCAATCTCCTGCTCGACGCTGATAGACTCTGGCCCGACGAAGGGCCGATTTGCCGGATTTCCGGGGGGGCACTGCCTGCCGCCAGGTACCATTGTACGGGAATTGTCGGACGCCCGGCCGGGGTTCGCTAGGTGGCTCCGGCGCTGGCTCGACCCGCGCGGCCGCCGGTACCCTGACTGGCAGCGCCTCGCACCGCGCGCATGACGATAGACGCCACGCTGGACGTTGCCAGTCAGGAGGGTCAATATATCGCCGTCGTGCCCACCGGCGCCGGCCGCACCGCCTGCCGCAGCAGCGCGGTGCGGCCGCAGAGGATGCGGGGACGGCGTCGCCAACCGACCCGCGAGAATGACGATAAAGAATCCTTCATTATGCCGCGCAAGCCCCGCAAAGACTCTCAGATCGTCTTGCACTACCTTGAGGATGCCACCGTCGTCGGCGGCCCGGTCCGTCCGCCGTTGCGGGCCGGCCCGGGGCGGTAGCTGACGATGAAGTGTCTCATGTTCGCAAGCATCTTTCCGCCGATCAATGGCGGTTCAGCGGTCGTTTATGAGGGCCTGTGTCAATTCAGCCCAAAGGACAGCGTCCATGTCCTGGCGCCGTGGCGCCACTATGTCACCGGCGAAGAGATCGAGGGCTGGCGCGAGTATGACGCCAAGGCCGGGTTTCCGATCACCCGTATCGAATTGCTGCGCGCACCGGTAGTCAGTTCGCGCTCCCTGCCGCAGTCCCTGTGGCTGCATCTGGCCGTCGACCTGCCGCTCAAGCTGCGCGTACTATGGACCGCCGTGAAGCTGGTGCGCAAGGAAAAAATCGACTGCGTCTGTATCTGTGAACTAAACTCCGGCACCTGGCTGGGACTCGCCCTGCGCCGCCTGCTCGGTATTCCCTTCATCATCTACATCCACGGTGAGGAGATCACCACCGAATCCTCCTACCGTATCTTCGGACGCCGCCGCCGCCATTACCTGCACTGGGCCGACGCGCTGGTCGCGGTCAGCCAGTTCACGAGCCGCCAACTCATCGACCTGTACGGCATCGCCCGCGAGAAGATTACCCTGATAATCAATGGTGTCGATGTGTCTTACTTCCGCCCGGGACCCACCGACCCAGCCCTCATCGAGCGCTACGGGCTCACCGGAAAGCGGATCATTCTCACCGTCGGGCGGCTGGTCGAGCGCAAGGGGATCGACATGACCCTGCGCGCCCTGCCGTCCATCCTGGAACGGGTCCCCAATGCCCACTACCTCATCGTGGGCACCGGTGAATTCGAGCCCGAGCTGCGGCGCCTGGTCGAGGACCTGAGCCTCACACCCCATGTCACCTTTACCGGCCGTATCCCGGTGACCGAATTGGTCGCCCACTATCGGCTCTGTGATCTGTTTGTGATGCCCAATCGCGAGCTTGACAATCACGATACCGAAGGCTTCGGCCTGGTCTTCCTGGAGGCCAACGCCTGCGCCAAGGCCGTCATTGCGGGCGTAGCCGGGGGCGCCGTGGAGGCGGTACGTCATGGCGAGACCGGACTGAGCGTCGATGGCACCAGGGTACCGGCAATCGCGGCCGCCATCGTCGATCTGCTCACTGATGACGCAAAACGCGAGGCGATGGGGCAGCGCGGCTTGGAGGTGGCACAGCAGTGCAAGTCCGCCGACCGGGCGCCGGTTTTCCATGCACTGTGCGCGCGGGTTGCGAAGACCCGCAGGAGACGTTGGTGGTGAGCCCGCATCCGGCCGACAAGACGGTGTTGTTGGTCGCCGACGAGTTCCCGCCGATCAAGACCATTGGGCGTCTGCGTGCAACCAGGTTGATCGAGCATCTGCGCGATGACGGCTGGAGCCCCAGCGTTCTCACCATTGAGGCAGATAGAGGCAGATAGCGTTTCGTCCCCTCGCCCGCAAGCGGGGAGAGACGGGGGCGGCCTGCCGCCGGCCCCGGAACCGCGATCCCGGCGAGACCGAAGCGAGCGGCAGTCCAGCGACGAGGCCGCTCACCCCGGGAAAAATCCGGGTCGCCGACCCACGCAAGTTGGTCGATTCGACCGGGCCGACAGCGGTACCGGCCCGCTGGTCGGAAAATTCCGACAGGCTTCCGGGAAATTTCGCCGGGTGCCACGAGAAGCTCTTCCCTATCGGGCAGGCGCGCTGGCGCCTATCCTTACTCTCGAAAGGACAGATACAGGGTCGGAAACTGGACGCCGGGCGCCGCATGGGAGCAACGGGAGGTGCTGGACAGGGACAGGGAGCTTGGTCCGGGGCAGTTCCAGGGATGCGAGGCCCCAGGATTGGCGCAGGGACCAAAGGGATTGGACGGGGTGGACCGAATTCACTGCAGGGACGCGGTTTGGATAAGGATTTCAGCCAGGGAGGGCATTCTTGCGACCCGTCGACAGTCGGACCAGCGCCGACCGTCGGCGGGTTTTTGGGCCTGCAGAGGGGGCCTTGGACGCGGCCACCAAGGGTCGAGAATGCGCTTGATCTTGGCGCGGCCAGCCACCCTAAATCACCGCCAGCACCAGGATCAGCAGGGCCTCGGTCAATTCCACCAAGGCGCCCGCGGTGTCCCCGGTGAACCCGCCCAGACGCCTCATCAGGGCCCGTCGCAGCAGCCAGTACAGGAGCGCCGCCACGCCCACGAGCAGCAGGCCCACCCACCCCAGGACCACCACCCCGGCACCGGCGCTCAGCGCAACGATCAGGCGCACGGCCCCCGCGGGGGCGTGGCGCGCCGGGTCGGCGGCCATGCCGCCTGGGCGGGCGTAGGGCGTGGTCAGCAGGAGCAGGGGCAACTGCGCACGCGCCAGCACGGGCACCCACAGGAGCGGCCATGCGTCCCCCGCCCCGATCAGGGCCTCCAGGGCGGCG
The DNA window shown above is from Candidatus Thiodictyon syntrophicum and carries:
- a CDS encoding TRZ/ATZ family hydrolase; this encodes MHADFLIFPQWLLPVDAQDRELRDHAVAVADGRILAVLPAPEARRSITAARVHELPGHVLIPGLVNAHTHAAMTLMRGLADDLPLMTWLHDYIWPTETRRVDPRFVGDGSRLAVLEMLRGGVTCFNDMYFYPEVTAQVAADAGMRALIGMIVVDLPTGYADGADAYIAKGLALHAHYRGHPLIRIGFAPHSPYAVSDAPLERIRTLADELEVPVHIHLHETRDEVVASLRDHGARPLARLEALGLVGPGLVAAHMTQLDDAEIERLAAAGAHVVHCPESNLKLASGFCPVARLLAAGVNVALGTDGAASNNDLDLLAEMRTAALLAKGVAGSAAALPAAAALRMATLNGAHALGLEREIGSIEPGKAADLVALDLRDANTQPLYRAVSHLVYAAGRHQVRQVWVQGRQVIRDGAPTSLDQDAVIAAAQGWAQRLAPA
- a CDS encoding glycosyltransferase family 4 protein, with protein sequence MFASIFPPINGGSAVVYEGLCQFSPKDSVHVLAPWRHYVTGEEIEGWREYDAKAGFPITRIELLRAPVVSSRSLPQSLWLHLAVDLPLKLRVLWTAVKLVRKEKIDCVCICELNSGTWLGLALRRLLGIPFIIYIHGEEITTESSYRIFGRRRRHYLHWADALVAVSQFTSRQLIDLYGIAREKITLIINGVDVSYFRPGPTDPALIERYGLTGKRIILTVGRLVERKGIDMTLRALPSILERVPNAHYLIVGTGEFEPELRRLVEDLSLTPHVTFTGRIPVTELVAHYRLCDLFVMPNRELDNHDTEGFGLVFLEANACAKAVIAGVAGGAVEAVRHGETGLSVDGTRVPAIAAAIVDLLTDDAKREAMGQRGLEVAQQCKSADRAPVFHALCARVAKTRRRRWW